Proteins encoded by one window of Arabidopsis thaliana chromosome 2, partial sequence:
- a CDS encoding Galactose oxidase/kelch repeat superfamily protein (Galactose oxidase/kelch repeat superfamily protein; CONTAINS InterPro DOMAIN/s: F-box domain, cyclin-like (InterPro:IPR001810), Galactose oxidase/kelch, beta-propeller (InterPro:IPR011043), Kelch repeat type 1 (InterPro:IPR006652), Kelch related (InterPro:IPR013089), Kelch-type beta propeller (InterPro:IPR015915); BEST Arabidopsis thaliana protein match is: Galactose oxidase/kelch repeat superfamily protein (TAIR:AT3G59940.1); Has 5544 Blast hits to 3569 proteins in 209 species: Archae - 8; Bacteria - 363; Metazoa - 3928; Fungi - 26; Plants - 960; Viruses - 5; Other Eukaryotes - 254 (source: NCBI BLink).) produces the protein MTMEVSKKKGGDFQQCHELIPGLPSELALECLVRVPFQFQSAMRSVCRSWRSLLSDSSFIQERRRCGKTELLLCLVQPLTPPIPASKSVDETLMVDEKKSEDESHPRVFCTPRFGLSVYNAAMSTWHRVAFPEEEQIPLFCECVVLQDAGKILLIGGWDPETLQPTRDVYVLEFAGRKWRRGAPMKESRSFFACASVSPTKVYVAGGHDDQKNALRSAEVYDVEKDEWSSVTPMTEGRDECQGFAVGMGLRFCVLSGYGTESQGRFRSDGEIYDPATDSWSRIDNVWRFPDTSPRGRTAGDFRSSSTLWCFTDTDLQSERRWETNDDSRNLKLDLQSIQLPMTGSSVFAGSLGGESVVMIGGKRESEGEGEGGVMMKMTTEKKMGKWSHHVHIPCDFSTLPFSHASIYV, from the coding sequence ATGACTATGGAAGTGTCGAAAAAGAAAGGTGGAGATTTTCAGCAATGTCACGAATTGATTCCCGGTTTACCTTCCGAACTAGCTTTGGAGTGTTTGGTCAGAGTTCCGTTCCAATTCCAATCCGCCATGAGATCCGTTTGCCGTTCTTGGCGTAGCTTACTCTCCGACTCTTCTTTTATCCAAGAACGGCGGAGATGCGGCAAAACAGAGCTTCTCCTCTGCCTCGTTCAACCGCTAACGCCGCCAATTCCAGCGTCTAAATCGGTTGACGAGACATTAATGGTTGACGAGAAAAAATCAGAGGATGAGTCACACCCGCGCGTTTTCTGCACGCCGCGTTTTGGATTGAGCGTTTACAACGCTGCGATGTCCACGTGGCATCGCGTTGCGTTTCCAGAGGAGGAGCAGATCCCGCTTTTCTGCGAGTGCGTCGTGCTTCAGGACGCCGGGAAGATTCTGCTCATCGGCGGTTGGGATCCGGAGACGTTACAGCCGACGAGAGACGTTTACGTTCTGGAATTCGCCGGAAGGAAGTGGAGACGAGGTGCGCCAATGAAGGAATCACGATCATTCTTCGCCTGCGCCTCCGTAAGTCCAACGAAGGTATACGTCGCCGGAGGTCACGACGATCAGAAAAACGCTTTACGCTCGGCGGAGGTGTACGACGTCGAGAAAGACGAGTGGTCGTCGGTTACTCCGATGACGGAAGGAAGAGACGAATGTCAAGGATTCGCCGTTGGTATGGGTCTAAGGTTTTGCGTGCTGAGCGGTTACGGAACGGAATCTCAAGGAAGATTCCGATCTGACGGAGAAATTTACGATCCAGCGACAGATTCATGGTCGAGAATCGACAACGTCTGGCGATTTCCAGATACTAGCCCGAGAGGTCGCACCGCCGGAGACTTTAGAAGCTCCTCTACGTTATGGTGTTTCACAGACACTGATTTACAGAGTGAACGTCGATGGGAAACTAACGATGATTCGAGAAATTTGAAACTGGATCTTCAATCTATACAGCTTCCGATGACAGGAAGCTCAGTTTTCGCCGGAAGCTTAGGAGGTGAATCGGTGGTAATGATTGGCGGtaaaagagagagtgaagGTGAAGGTGAAGGAggagtgatgatgaagatgacgactgagaagaaaatgggaaaatgGAGTCATCATGTTCATATACCTTGTGATTTCTCTACTCTTCCATTTTCGCATGCTTCAATCTATGTTTGA
- a CDS encoding Peptidase family C54 protein (Peptidase family C54 protein; FUNCTIONS IN: peptidase activity; INVOLVED IN: autophagy; LOCATED IN: chloroplast; CONTAINS InterPro DOMAIN/s: Peptidase C54 (InterPro:IPR005078); BEST Arabidopsis thaliana protein match is: Peptidase family C54 protein (TAIR:AT3G59950.1); Has 835 Blast hits to 797 proteins in 214 species: Archae - 0; Bacteria - 0; Metazoa - 427; Fungi - 180; Plants - 81; Viruses - 0; Other Eukaryotes - 147 (source: NCBI BLink).), with amino-acid sequence MKALCDRFVPQQCSSSSKSDTHDKSPLVSDSGPSDNKSKFTLWSNVFTSSSSVSQPYRESSTSGHKQVCTTRNGWTAFVKRVSMASGAIRRFQERVLGPNRTGLPSTTSDVWLLGVCYKISADENSGETDTGTVLAALQLDFSSKILMTYRKGFEPFRDTTYTSDVNWGCMIRSSQMLFAQALLFHRLGRAWTKKSELPEQEYLETLEPFGDSEPSAFSIHNLIIAGASYGLAAGSWVGPYAICRAWESLACKKRKQTDSKNQTLPMAVHIVSGSEDGERGGAPILCIEDATKSCLEFSKGQSEWTPIILLVPLVLGLDSVNPRYIPSLVATFTFPQSVGILGGKPGASTYIVGVQEDKGFYLDPHEVQQVVTVNKETPDVDTSSYHCNVLRYVPLESLDPSLALGFYCRDKDDFDDFCLRALKLAEESNGAPLFTVTQTHTAINQSNYGFADDDSEDEREDDWQML; translated from the exons ATGAAGGCTTTATGTGATAGATTTGTTCCTCAACAATGTTCTTCATCAAGCAAGAGTGATACGCATGATAAATCCCCTTTAGTTTCAGATTCTGGACCTAGTGATAATAAGTCCAAGTTTACCTTATGGTCAAACGTGTTTacgtcttcttcctcagttTCTCAACCGTATAGGGAGTCTTCAACTTCTGGGCATAAGCAAGTTTGCACCACTCGTAATGGTTGGACAGCATTTGTAAAAAGAGTCTCTATGGCTAGTGGAGCAATTAGGAGATTCCAGGAGCGTGTTTTAGGGCCTAATAGGACCGGTCTTCCGAGCACAACTAGTGACGTATGGCTCTTGGGTGTCTGCTATAAAATATCTGCGGATGAGAACTCAGGGGAAACCGATACTGGCACTGTATTGGCTGCATTGCAACTAGATTTTTCATCCAAAATACTGATGACATATCGTAAAG GTTTTGAACCCTTTAGAGACACAACTTATACCAGCGATGTGAACTGGGGTTGCATGATTCGAAGTAGCCAGATGCTTTTTGCTCAG GCGTTGCTTTTCCATAGGCTGGGGAGGGCTTGGACTAAGAAATCTGAG CTTCCTGAACAGGAATACTTAGAGACCTTGGAACCTTTTGGTGATTCCGAGCCTTCAGCTTTCTCCATCCACAATCTTATAATAGCTGGAGCGTCCTATGGTCTCGCTGCTGGGTCATGGGTAGGACCGTATGCCATTTGTCGAGCGTGGGAGTCATTAGCGtgcaagaagagaaaacaaactgATTCTAAAAACCAGACGCTTCCTATGGCTGTTCATATCGTTTCTGGCAGcgaagatggagagagaggTGGGGCTCCAATTCTCTGTATAGAAGATGCTACCAAATCTTGTCTAGAATTCTCAAAAGGACAGTCTGAGTGGACACCGATTATCCTTTTGGTTCCACTGGTTCTTGGGCTTGACAGTGTGAATCCCAG GTACATTCCATCTCTCGTAGCCACATTCACTTTTCCTCAGAGCGTGGGGATTTTGGGTGGCAAACCAGGTGCCTCAACTTACATAGTTGGTGTTCAAGAAGACAAAGGTTTCTACCTTGATCCGCATGAAGTTCAACAG GTGGTCACAGTCAACAAGGAAACACCAGATGTTGACACATCCTCCTATCATTGCAA TGTCCTTCGTTATGTTCCTTTGGAATCACTCGACCCATCTCTAGCTCTAGGATTCTATTGCCGCGACAAAG ATGATTTCGACGATTTCTGTCTCCGAGCATTGAAACTAGCTGAGGAATCAAACGGTGCTCCATTGTTCACAGTGACTCAAACCCACACAGCGATAAACCAAAGCAACTACGGGTTTGCGGATGACGACAGCGAGGATGAACGTGAAGATGACTGGCAAATGCTCTGA
- a CDS encoding Peptidase family C54 protein (Peptidase family C54 protein; CONTAINS InterPro DOMAIN/s: Peptidase C54 (InterPro:IPR005078); BEST Arabidopsis thaliana protein match is: Peptidase family C54 protein (TAIR:AT3G59950.1); Has 35333 Blast hits to 34131 proteins in 2444 species: Archae - 798; Bacteria - 22429; Metazoa - 974; Fungi - 991; Plants - 531; Viruses - 0; Other Eukaryotes - 9610 (source: NCBI BLink).), which produces MRRTRCSWCFMSRESSTSGHKQVCTTRNGWTAFVKRVSMASGAIRRFQERVLGPNRTGLPSTTSDVWLLGVCYKISADENSGETDTGTVLAALQLDFSSKILMTYRKGFEPFRDTTYTSDVNWGCMIRSSQMLFAQALLFHRLGRAWTKKSELPEQEYLETLEPFGDSEPSAFSIHNLIIAGASYGLAAGSWVGPYAICRAWESLACKKRKQTDSKNQTLPMAVHIVSGSEDGERGGAPILCIEDATKSCLEFSKGQSEWTPIILLVPLVLGLDSVNPRYIPSLVATFTFPQSVGILGGKPGASTYIVGVQEDKGFYLDPHEVQQVVTVNKETPDVDTSSYHCNVLRYVPLESLDPSLALGFYCRDKDDFDDFCLRALKLAEESNGAPLFTVTQTHTAINQSNYGFADDDSEDEREDDWQML; this is translated from the exons ATGAGAAGGACACGTTGCAGTTGGTGCTTCATGTCTAG GGAGTCTTCAACTTCTGGGCATAAGCAAGTTTGCACCACTCGTAATGGTTGGACAGCATTTGTAAAAAGAGTCTCTATGGCTAGTGGAGCAATTAGGAGATTCCAGGAGCGTGTTTTAGGGCCTAATAGGACCGGTCTTCCGAGCACAACTAGTGACGTATGGCTCTTGGGTGTCTGCTATAAAATATCTGCGGATGAGAACTCAGGGGAAACCGATACTGGCACTGTATTGGCTGCATTGCAACTAGATTTTTCATCCAAAATACTGATGACATATCGTAAAG GTTTTGAACCCTTTAGAGACACAACTTATACCAGCGATGTGAACTGGGGTTGCATGATTCGAAGTAGCCAGATGCTTTTTGCTCAG GCGTTGCTTTTCCATAGGCTGGGGAGGGCTTGGACTAAGAAATCTGAG CTTCCTGAACAGGAATACTTAGAGACCTTGGAACCTTTTGGTGATTCCGAGCCTTCAGCTTTCTCCATCCACAATCTTATAATAGCTGGAGCGTCCTATGGTCTCGCTGCTGGGTCATGGGTAGGACCGTATGCCATTTGTCGAGCGTGGGAGTCATTAGCGtgcaagaagagaaaacaaactgATTCTAAAAACCAGACGCTTCCTATGGCTGTTCATATCGTTTCTGGCAGcgaagatggagagagaggTGGGGCTCCAATTCTCTGTATAGAAGATGCTACCAAATCTTGTCTAGAATTCTCAAAAGGACAGTCTGAGTGGACACCGATTATCCTTTTGGTTCCACTGGTTCTTGGGCTTGACAGTGTGAATCCCAG GTACATTCCATCTCTCGTAGCCACATTCACTTTTCCTCAGAGCGTGGGGATTTTGGGTGGCAAACCAGGTGCCTCAACTTACATAGTTGGTGTTCAAGAAGACAAAGGTTTCTACCTTGATCCGCATGAAGTTCAACAG GTGGTCACAGTCAACAAGGAAACACCAGATGTTGACACATCCTCCTATCATTGCAA TGTCCTTCGTTATGTTCCTTTGGAATCACTCGACCCATCTCTAGCTCTAGGATTCTATTGCCGCGACAAAG ATGATTTCGACGATTTCTGTCTCCGAGCATTGAAACTAGCTGAGGAATCAAACGGTGCTCCATTGTTCACAGTGACTCAAACCCACACAGCGATAAACCAAAGCAACTACGGGTTTGCGGATGACGACAGCGAGGATGAACGTGAAGATGACTGGCAAATGCTCTGA
- a CDS encoding Peptidase family C54 protein: MASGAIRRFQERVLGPNRTGLPSTTSDVWLLGVCYKISADENSGETDTGTVLAALQLDFSSKILMTYRKGFEPFRDTTYTSDVNWGCMIRSSQMLFAQALLFHRLGRAWTKKSELPEQEYLETLEPFGDSEPSAFSIHNLIIAGASYGLAAGSWVGPYAICRAWESLACKKRKQTDSKNQTLPMAVHIVSGSEDGERGGAPILCIEDATKSCLEFSKGQSEWTPIILLVPLVLGLDSVNPRYIPSLVATFTFPQSVGILGGKPGASTYIVGVQEDKGFYLDPHEVQQVVTVNKETPDVDTSSYHCNVLRYVPLESLDPSLALGFYCRDKDDFDDFCLRALKLAEESNGAPLFTVTQTHTAINQSNYGFADDDSEDEREDDWQML; the protein is encoded by the exons ATGGCTAGTGGAGCAATTAGGAGATTCCAGGAGCGTGTTTTAGGGCCTAATAGGACCGGTCTTCCGAGCACAACTAGTGACGTATGGCTCTTGGGTGTCTGCTATAAAATATCTGCGGATGAGAACTCAGGGGAAACCGATACTGGCACTGTATTGGCTGCATTGCAACTAGATTTTTCATCCAAAATACTGATGACATATCGTAAAG GTTTTGAACCCTTTAGAGACACAACTTATACCAGCGATGTGAACTGGGGTTGCATGATTCGAAGTAGCCAGATGCTTTTTGCTCAG GCGTTGCTTTTCCATAGGCTGGGGAGGGCTTGGACTAAGAAATCTGAG CTTCCTGAACAGGAATACTTAGAGACCTTGGAACCTTTTGGTGATTCCGAGCCTTCAGCTTTCTCCATCCACAATCTTATAATAGCTGGAGCGTCCTATGGTCTCGCTGCTGGGTCATGGGTAGGACCGTATGCCATTTGTCGAGCGTGGGAGTCATTAGCGtgcaagaagagaaaacaaactgATTCTAAAAACCAGACGCTTCCTATGGCTGTTCATATCGTTTCTGGCAGcgaagatggagagagaggTGGGGCTCCAATTCTCTGTATAGAAGATGCTACCAAATCTTGTCTAGAATTCTCAAAAGGACAGTCTGAGTGGACACCGATTATCCTTTTGGTTCCACTGGTTCTTGGGCTTGACAGTGTGAATCCCAG GTACATTCCATCTCTCGTAGCCACATTCACTTTTCCTCAGAGCGTGGGGATTTTGGGTGGCAAACCAGGTGCCTCAACTTACATAGTTGGTGTTCAAGAAGACAAAGGTTTCTACCTTGATCCGCATGAAGTTCAACAG GTGGTCACAGTCAACAAGGAAACACCAGATGTTGACACATCCTCCTATCATTGCAA TGTCCTTCGTTATGTTCCTTTGGAATCACTCGACCCATCTCTAGCTCTAGGATTCTATTGCCGCGACAAAG ATGATTTCGACGATTTCTGTCTCCGAGCATTGAAACTAGCTGAGGAATCAAACGGTGCTCCATTGTTCACAGTGACTCAAACCCACACAGCGATAAACCAAAGCAACTACGGGTTTGCGGATGACGACAGCGAGGATGAACGTGAAGATGACTGGCAAATGCTCTGA
- a CDS encoding Peptidase family C54 protein: protein MKALCDRFVPQQCSSSSKSDTHDKSPLVSDSGPSDNKSKFTLWSNVFTSSSSVSQPYRESSTSGHKQVCTTRNGWTAFVKRVSMASGAIRRFQERVLGPNRTGLPSTTSDVWLLGVCYKISADENSGETDTGTVLAALQLDFSSKILMTYRKGFEPFRDTTYTSDVNWGCMIRSSQMLFAQALLFHRLGRAWTKKSELPEQEYLETLEPFGDSEPSAFSIHNLIIAGASYGLAAGSWVGPYAICRAWESLACKKRKQTDSKNQTLPMAVHIVSGSEDGERGGAPILCIEDATKSCLEFSKGQSEWTPIILLVPLVLGLDSVNPRYIPSLVATFTFPQSVGILGGKPGASTYIVGVQEDKGFYLDPHEVQQVVTVNKETPDVDTSSYHCK, encoded by the exons ATGAAGGCTTTATGTGATAGATTTGTTCCTCAACAATGTTCTTCATCAAGCAAGAGTGATACGCATGATAAATCCCCTTTAGTTTCAGATTCTGGACCTAGTGATAATAAGTCCAAGTTTACCTTATGGTCAAACGTGTTTacgtcttcttcctcagttTCTCAACCGTATAGGGAGTCTTCAACTTCTGGGCATAAGCAAGTTTGCACCACTCGTAATGGTTGGACAGCATTTGTAAAAAGAGTCTCTATGGCTAGTGGAGCAATTAGGAGATTCCAGGAGCGTGTTTTAGGGCCTAATAGGACCGGTCTTCCGAGCACAACTAGTGACGTATGGCTCTTGGGTGTCTGCTATAAAATATCTGCGGATGAGAACTCAGGGGAAACCGATACTGGCACTGTATTGGCTGCATTGCAACTAGATTTTTCATCCAAAATACTGATGACATATCGTAAAG GTTTTGAACCCTTTAGAGACACAACTTATACCAGCGATGTGAACTGGGGTTGCATGATTCGAAGTAGCCAGATGCTTTTTGCTCAG GCGTTGCTTTTCCATAGGCTGGGGAGGGCTTGGACTAAGAAATCTGAG CTTCCTGAACAGGAATACTTAGAGACCTTGGAACCTTTTGGTGATTCCGAGCCTTCAGCTTTCTCCATCCACAATCTTATAATAGCTGGAGCGTCCTATGGTCTCGCTGCTGGGTCATGGGTAGGACCGTATGCCATTTGTCGAGCGTGGGAGTCATTAGCGtgcaagaagagaaaacaaactgATTCTAAAAACCAGACGCTTCCTATGGCTGTTCATATCGTTTCTGGCAGcgaagatggagagagaggTGGGGCTCCAATTCTCTGTATAGAAGATGCTACCAAATCTTGTCTAGAATTCTCAAAAGGACAGTCTGAGTGGACACCGATTATCCTTTTGGTTCCACTGGTTCTTGGGCTTGACAGTGTGAATCCCAG GTACATTCCATCTCTCGTAGCCACATTCACTTTTCCTCAGAGCGTGGGGATTTTGGGTGGCAAACCAGGTGCCTCAACTTACATAGTTGGTGTTCAAGAAGACAAAGGTTTCTACCTTGATCCGCATGAAGTTCAACAG GTGGTCACAGTCAACAAGGAAACACCAGATGTTGACACATCCTCCTATCATTGCAAGTGA
- the ASHH3 gene encoding histone-lysine N-methyltransferase ASHH3 (histone-lysine N-methyltransferase ASHH3 (ASHH3); FUNCTIONS IN: histone-lysine N-methyltransferase activity; INVOLVED IN: biological_process unknown; LOCATED IN: nucleus; EXPRESSED IN: 23 plant structures; EXPRESSED DURING: 13 growth stages; CONTAINS InterPro DOMAIN/s: SET domain (InterPro:IPR001214), Post-SET domain (InterPro:IPR003616), AWS (InterPro:IPR006560); BEST Arabidopsis thaliana protein match is: histone-lysine N-methyltransferase ASHH4 (TAIR:AT3G59960.1); Has 5334 Blast hits to 5316 proteins in 470 species: Archae - 2; Bacteria - 417; Metazoa - 2223; Fungi - 539; Plants - 1028; Viruses - 0; Other Eukaryotes - 1125 (source: NCBI BLink).) translates to MPASKKISDRNHLGQVFDKLLNQIGESEEFELPEWLNKGKPTPYIFIRRNIYLTKKVKRRVEDDGIFCSCSSSSPGSSSTVCGSNCHCGMLFSSCSSSCKCGSECNNKPFQQRHVKKMKLIQTEKCGSGIVAEEEIEAGEFIIEYVGEVIDDKTCEERLWKMKHRGETNFYLCEITRDMVIDATHKGNKSRYINHSCNPNTQMQKWIIDGETRIGIFATRGIKKGEHLTYDYQFVQFGADQDCHCGAVGCRRKLGVKPSKPKIASDEAFNLVAHELAQTLPKVHQNGLVNRHIDAGKSWNNLSQRDTCSRNCIGVVIRLSRPTSDRCFGLVRHFDEYSRKHSVMFEDGVTEFVDMSREDWEIV, encoded by the exons ATGCCAGCCAGCAAAAAG ATTTCGGACCGGAATCACTTAGGGCAAGTGTTCGACAAGCTATTGAATCAGATTGGAGAATCTGAAGAATTCGAGTTACCGGAGTGGTTGAATAAAGGAAAACCTACTCCTTATATCTTCATCAGGCGCA ATATATACTTGACGAAGAAAGTCAAAAGGAGGGTTGAAGATGATGGAATCTTCTGTTCTTGCTCCTCCTCGTCTCCTGGTTCTTCTTCAACTGTCTGTGGGAGTAATTGCCATTGTGG GATGCTATTCTCAAGCTGTTCCTCAAGTTGCAAGTGTGGGAGTGAGTGTAACAATAAGCCGTTCCAACAACGACAtgtcaagaagatgaagttaaTTCAG ACAGAAAAATGCGGATCAGGGATTGtggcagaagaagaaatcgaagcTGGAGAGTTTATCATTGAATATGTTGGAGAAG TTATTGATGATAAGACTTGTGAAGAGAGGCTTTGGAAGATGAAACACCGTGGCGAgacaaacttttatttatgtgaGATAACCAGAGATATGGTTATTGATGCTACTCATAAGGGAAACAAATCAAGATATATTAATCATAGCTGCAACCCTAATACGCAGATGCAGAAATG GATAATTGACGGCGAGACCAGAATCGGCATTTTCGCCACCCGTGGTATCAAAAAGGGAGAGCATTTGACCTATGATTATCA GTTTGTTCAGTTTGGTGCAGATCAAGACTGCCATTGTGGGGCTGTAGGTTGCAGAAGGAAGCTTGGTGTAAAACCTAGCAAACCTAAGATAGCCTCGGATGAAGCTTTTAATCTAGTGGCACATGAATTGGCCCAGACACTGCCCAAg GTGCATCAAAATGGACTTGTAAATAGACACATAGATGCAG GAAAATCATGGAACAATCTTAGTCAAAGGGATACATGTTCGCGTAATTGCATTGGTGTGGTGATCAGGTTATCTCGCCCCACGAGTGATAG GTGTTTTGGCCTCGTTAGACATTTTGATGAGTATTCAAGAAAGCACTCG GTGATGTTCGAGGATGGTGTTACCGAGTTTGTCGACATGTCGAGAGAAGACTGGGAGATTGTCTAA